In Pseudonocardia sp. DSM 110487, the sequence TTGGTCCTCCCCAGGATCTCGCGAGCGATGATCGTGCGCTGGACCTCCGAGGCGCCCTCGTAGATGCGGGGCGCCCGGACGTCACGGTAGAGGTGTTCGAGCGGGTGGCCCCGCTGCAGCGCACGGGCGCCGTGCAGCTGCACACACCGGTCGACGATGCGCCCCGCGGCCTCGGTGGCGAACAGCTTGGCCATCGCCGCGGAGCGGGTGACAGTGGACCGCTCGGCACTGGCGTCGTAGGCGCGGGCGGCGGCGTGGACGAGCAGCCGCGCGGCCTCCAGGTCGGTGGCCATGTCCGCGATCGCGTGCGCCACCGCCTGTTGCGCCGACAGGGGCCCGCCGTAGGCCTCGCGGCTGGTGACGTGGCTGATCGTGGCGTCGAGCGCGGCCTGCGCCATACCCACGGCGAACGCACCGACGCTCGGCCGGAACAGGTCGAGCGTGCGCATGGCCACCCGGAATCCGGCGTCGACCTCGCCGAGCACGTCGGCTCGTTCGACGCGCACCCCGTCGAACATGAGGCTGCCGATCGGGTGCGGCGAGAGCATGTCGAGGTGCTCGCCGGACAGACCGGGGGAGTCGCCTGCCACGGCGAAGGCGGTGACGCCCCGCGCTCCGGCGCCGGACGTCCGGGCGAACACGGTGTAGACGTCCGCGTCGGGCGCGTTGGAGATCCAGAGCTTCTCCCCGGTGAGGCGCCAGCCATCGCCGTCGGCCTCGGCGCGCAGCGACAGCGCCGCGGCGTCGGATCCGGCGCCCGGTTCGGTGAGCGCGAACGCCGCGACGACGTCGCCCTTCACCACGCCCGGGATCCAGCGGTCGACGGCTGCGGCCGTGCCCGACTGCAGGATCGGGTAGCTGCCCAGCCCCTGCAGGGCGAGCGCGGTCTCGGCCTCGGGGCAGATCGCGGCGATGGTCTCGCGCAGCAGGCACAGCTGCATCGCCGCGGCGTCGCGGGGCGGTTCGTCCGGGCGGCCGCCGTACAAGTCCCTGAGCAGCCCGAGGTCGCCCATGGCGGACACGAGCGGGCGGTTGATCCGGCCGTCCTCGCGGGTGAGCGGGACGAGGTGCTCGGTCGTGAGCCTGCGGACGCGATCGGTGTAGGCGACCTGCTCCATCCCGGCATCGTATGTCGTATTGACAACGGCCGTCAAACAAACAATATACTTGGGACGTGCGCATCGCAGTCATCGGAGGAGGCCCCGGCGGCCTGTACTTCGCGGCGCTGGCGAAGCAGCTCGGCTCACTGCAGGGGATCGACCACGAGATCACGGTCTGGGAGCGCAACGCCGCCGACGACACGTTCGGCTTCGGCGTCGTGTTCTCCGACGAGACACTCGGCGGGATCGAGCACGCCGACCCCGCGGTGCACGCGGCGATGGAGCGGGAGTTCGCGCGGTGGGACGACATCGACGTCCACTTCCGCGGGCAGACGATCACCAGCGGGGGCCACGGGTTCGCCGCGATGGGCCGCAAGCGCCTGCTCCAGATCCTCCAGGGGCGCTGCCGGGAGCTCGGCGTCGACGTGCGCTTCTCCACCGAGGCGCCCGACGTGGAGGAGCTCCGGCAGGAGCACGACCTGGTGGTGGCGAGCGACGGCCTCAACTCGGCGGTCCGCGCCAAGTACGCCGACCACTTCGGCCCGGACCTCGACGTCCGCCGCTGCCGCTACATGTGGCTGGGCACCGACACCGTCTTCGAGGCCTTCACCTTCGACATCCGCGAGACCGAGCACGGCGTCATGCAGATGCACGGCTACCCGTTCGACGAGCACGGCAGCACGTTCATCGTCGAGATGCACGACGACGTGTGGCGGCGCGCGGGCTTCCAGGAGTCCGAGGCGCTCACCCTCTGCCCGGGCGAGTCCGACACGCGATCGGTCGAGGCCGTGAGCGAGGTCTTCGCCGACGTCCTCGCCGGGGGACGCGTGCTCGCGAACAACTCGCGGTGGATCAGCTTCACCACCGTGCGCAACGCGCGCTGGTGCCACGAGAACGTGGTGCTGCTCGGCGATGCCGCCCACACCGCCCACTTCTCGATCGGCTCCGGCACGAAGCTGGCGATGGAGGACGCGCTGGCCCTGGCCGCGTGCCTGCACGAGGCCGGTGACATCCCGGTGGCGCTCGCGGCGTACGAGGCCGAGCGCAGGCCCGTGGTGGCGTCCACGCAGCGGGCCGCGCAGGCGAGCCTGGAGTGGTTCGAGAACCTCGGCCAGTACGTCCACCAGCCGCCGATGCAGTTCGCGTTCAACATCCTCACCCGCAGCCGGCGCGTCACCTACGACAACCTGCGGCTGCGCGACCCGAAGTTCGTGGCCGATGTGGACGCATGGTTCGCCGGGGCCGAGGAACCCCGGCCGCCGATGTTCCACCCGTTCCGCCTCGGCGAGCTGGAGCTGGTCAACCGGGTCGTCGTCTCGCCGATGGACATGTATGTCGCCGTCGACGGTATGCCCACCGACTTCCACCTGGTCCACCTCGGTGGGAAGGCGCTCGGCGGCGCGGGCCTCGTCATGACGGAGATGGTGTGCGTGTCGCCGGAGGGACGGATCACGCCCGGCTGCACCGGCCTGTGGACCGACGAGCAGGCCGCGGCGTGGCGGCGCATCACCGAGTTCGTCCACTCCTCGTCACAGGCGAAGATCGGCCTGCAGCTGGGCCACTCCGGCCCCAAGGGGTCGACCAAGCTGATGTGGGAGGGCATCGACCAGCCCCTCGACTCCGGCAACTGGCCCGTCGTCGGGCCGTCGGAGCGCCCCTACCGAGAGGGCGTCAACCAGGTGCCCAAGGCGCTCGACCGCGATGGCATGGACGCGATCGTCGCCGAGTTCGTCGCGGCCACGGAGCGGGGTGCGCGCGCCGGCTTCGACCTCGTGGAGCTGCACTGCGCCCACGGCTACCTGTTGTCGTCGTTCCTGTCACCGGTCACCAACCGCCGCACCGATGAGTACGGCGGGCCGATCGAGAACCGGCTGCGGTTCCCACTCGAGGTCTTCACCGCGATGCGCGAGGTGTGGCCGGCCGACAAGCCGATGACCGTCCGGATCTCGGCCACCGACTGGGTGGAGGACGGCATCACCCTCGACGACACGTGCGAGGTCGTGCGCGCCTTCGAGCGGGCCGGGGCAGCGGCCATCGACGTGTCGACCGGGCAGGTCACCCCGGAGGAGCGCCCCGCCTTCGGCCGCTCGTACCAGACGCCCTTCGCCGACGCGATCCGCAACGTGCTGAAGGTCCCCACGATCGCGGTCGGCGTGATCTCCTCGCCCGACGACGTGAACACGATCATCCTGTCCGGCCGGGCCGACCTGTGCGCCGTGGGCCGCGCCCACCTCTACGACCCGAACTGGACATTGCACGCCGCCGTCGAGCAGGACTACGACGGGCCGGGCGCGGTGTGGCCCGACCCGTGGCGGGCCGGGCGGCGCAAGCCCCAGACCGGGCGCTCCGACGGGCCGAAGCCGCGACTGGAGCTCATCCGGCGGCAGGCTTCGGACGGGCATCAGCGGTGGCGGCCGGCCACGCGCCCGATCGCACCAGTTCGCCGACCAGCCGGGTGAGCGTCGACGCCACCGCCTCGACCGGGGCGAGCATGCGGCTGCGGTGCTGCAGCCCGAGCACCACCGAGCGCTCCACGTCCGGCGCGGTCAGCGGGGCGCCGGACAGCTGCCCGGCCGCGACGTCCGCCGCGACGCCCGCCGCGGGGAGCACCGTCCAGCCGTGCCCGGCGAGGACGAGCTTCTTCTGCAGCAGCATCGAGTTGGTCTGGACGACGGTGCGCGGCTCCATGGGCACGGCCGAGCGGGCTCTGTCGATGAGCGCGCGCAGCCCGTGGCCGGTGACCGGCAGGACGAGCGGCTGGGCGAGCACCGTGGCCCATGCGACGGGGGAGTCTGCGGAGAGCCCTGCGTCGGGCGGCGCCACGGCCCAGAGCTGCTCGCGCACCAGCGGGACGACCGACAGCGACGGCGTGTCGCTCAGGTTGTAGAGCAGCGAGAGGTCGACCTCACCGGTGTCGAGCCACTGCTGGAGGTGGCCGGAGTAGCCGGTGAACAGCCGCAGCTCGATGCCGGGGTGGCGCCGCGCGACGGCGTCTGTCAGCGGCTGGGCGAGGATGTCGAGCACGCTCTCCAGCAGGCCCACGCTCACGATGCCGGCGACCTCGCCCGGCTCGGGCCGCAGCTCCGCGCGTGCCGCGTCCAGCTCGCGGAGCGCGCGGCGCGCCCGCATGATCAGCACCTCGGCCGCGGGCGTGGGCACCATCCCGTGGCGGGTCCGCTGGAACAGCGGCACGCCGAGCTCCTCCTCGAGCAGGCGGATCTGGCGGGTGACCGCGGGCTGCACGACGTGCAGGAGCTTGGCCGCCTTCGTGACGCTGCCGACCTCGGCGACCGTGACCAGGGCGGTGAGCTGCCTGAGCTCCACGACGCCTCCTCATGCCGGGGGCGCATCCCCCCATCACCAGTCACTATTTCACTCGGGCCGGGATCACCGCGCATGATGGAGCGATGACATCGCTGACCGAGGTGCTGGAAGGCTGGCAGCCACCATCGGTCGAGATGACGAGACGCGTCGACGCGTGGTTCGCCGGGGCGTTCGCGGACCTGCTCGACGCCCCGCGGCCCGGGCTGCTGCCGCCGCTGTGGCACTGGTTCGTACTGCTGGACCATCCCGCGGGAACGAACACCGGCGCCGACGGGCATCCGGCCGATGCGCCGTTCCTGCCGCCGATCCCGGGCCGGCGCCGGATGTTCGCGGGTGGCAGGCTCCGCCAGGACGCGCCGATCCCGCTGGGGGCCTGGCTGTCGAGCCGCTCCGCCGTCTCGGACGTCAAGGTGAAGACCGGCCGCACCGGCGAGATGGCGTTCGTGACCGTCCGGACGGAGCTGTTCGTGGACGAGGCGGTCGTCGGCGTCGAGGAGCAGGACATCGTCTACCGCTCCGAGCCGCCGGGTACACCGCCGCGCACGCTGCCGCCGCCGGAGACCGGTGGCGCCGACCCCGAGGGGGAGTGGCGGGTGGAGCTCGACACGGACCCGGTCCTGCTGTTCCGGTTCAGCGCCCTGACCTACAACGGGCACCGGATCCACTACGACCAGCCCTACGCCACGCAGGTCGAGGGGTATCCGGGCCTCGTCGTGCACGGCCCGCTGCTCGCGCTCCTCGCCCTGGAGCTCCCGCGCCGCCGCGCCCCCGACCGCCCGGTCCGGTCCTTCGAGTACCGGCTCGTGCGGCCGGCGATCGTCGGATCCCGGATCGTGAGCGCCGGCCGCGCACGGGGATCGGACGTGGACGTGGTGGTCGCCGCGCAGGGTGCGGGCCCGTCCCTGACGGCGAAGGTCGGTCTCGCATGAACCCGCCCCTGCACGGGATCACCGTCGTCAGCCTGGAGCAGGCGGTGGCCGCCCCGTTCGCCACCCGACAGCTCGCCGACCTCGGGGCGCGCGTCATCAAGATCGAGCGGCCCGACGGCGGCGATTTCGCGCGCGGCTACGACGAGTCCGTCCACGGCAACTCGAGCTACTTCGTCTGGCTGAACCGCTCGAAGGAGTCCCTGACGCTGGACGTGAAGGCGCCGGAGGGCCGGGCCGTGCTCGGTGAGCTGCTGGACCGCGCCGACGTGCTGGTGCAGAACCTCGGACCGGGCGCAGCCGGGCGGCTCGGCGTCGACGCGGCCGGCCTGGCGCGGTCGCACCCACGGGTGATCCCGTGCACGGTGTCGGGCTGGGGCACCGACGGCCCGTGGGCCGGCCGGAAGGCCTACGACCTGCTCGTGCAGGCCGAAACCGGGGTGCTCGCGCTCACCGGCACGCCCGAGCACGCCGCGCGGGTCGGCATCTCCATCGCCGACATCGCCGCGGGCATGTACGCCTACTCGGGGATCCTCACGGCGCTGCTGCGGCGCGCCACCACGGGCGAGTTCTCGGCGGTGGAGGTGTCGCTGTTCGAGGCGCTCGCCGAGTGGATGGGCTCCCCGGCCAACTACACCGCCTACGGGGGCCGGCAGCCCGCGAGGAGCGGTGCCGATCACGCCACCATCGCGCCGTACGGCCCGGTCGCCACCGCCGACGGCGCCGTCGTGCTCGGCCTGCAGAACGACCGGGAGTGGCGTTCGCTGTGCGCCGTGGTGCTCGGCGACGCCGGCCTCGCCGACGACCCGCGGTTCGTCACCAACTCGGCGCGGGTCGAGCACCGCGGCGAGCTGAACGCGCTGATCGAGGCCAAGCTGGCCGATCTGGACACGGAAGCCGCGTCGGCCCTGCTCGACGAGGCCGGGATCGCCAACGCCCGGCTGAACCAGGTGCGGGACTTCCTCGACCACCCGGTGCTCGAGAAGCGCGAGCGCTGGCTGCCGGTCGACGTGCCCGGCGGCACGATCGCGGCACTGCGCCCGCCGGTCGACATCGCGGGCGTCGAACCGGTCATGGGACCGGTCCCCGCGCTCGGCGCCCACACCGACGCGATCCTGCGCGAGCTCGGCCGCACCGACGATCAGATCACGTCGCTGCGCGACCGCGGTGTGGTCTGAACTGCGTCGTCTGAGAGGAACCCATGAACACGGAAGAGCGGGCGATCGTCGAGGTCGTGCGCGAGTTCGTCGACCACGACGTCCGGCCGGTCGTCCGCGAGCTGGAGCACGCCAACACCTACCCCGAGAAGCTCATCGAACAGATGAAGCAGCTCGGGATCTACGGTCTCGTCGTGCCAGAGCCGTGGGGCGAGGTGGCGGTGTCGATGCCCTGCTACGCGCTGGTCACCGCCGAGCTCGCCCGCGGCTGGATGAGCCTCGCGGGGGCGATGGGCGGCCACACGGTCGTCGCGAAGCTGCTCGTCGCGTTCGGGACGAAGGAGCAGCAGGACCGCTACCTGCCGCGGATGGCCACCGGCGAGATCCGCGCCACGATGGCGCTCACCGAGCCCGGCGGCGGCTCGGACCTGCAGGCGATGACGACGGTCGCCCGCCGCGACGGTGACTCCTACGTGGTCGACGGGGCGAAGACCTGGATCAGCAACGCGCGCCGCTCGGAGCTGATCGCGCTGCTGTGCAAGACCGACCCGGCCGCGGAGCCGAAGCACAGGGGCGTGTCGATCCTGCTGATCGAGCACGGGCCCGGCTTGACCGTCTCCCAGGATCTGCCCAAGCTCGGCTACAAGGGCGTCGAGTCCTGTGAGCTGCGGTTCGACGACATGCGAGTCCCCACCGACGCGCTGCTCGGCGGCGTGGAGGGCCGCGGGTTCGCGCAGATGATGAAGGGCCTCGAAACCGGCCGGATCCAGGTGGCCTCGCGGGCCCTCGGCGTCGCGCAGGCGGCCTTCGACGACGCGCTGCGCTACGCCCAGGAGCGGGAGAGCTTCGGCAAGCCGATCTGGCAGCACCAGTCGATCGGCAACTACCTCGCGGACATGGCCACCAAGATCACCGCGGCCCGGCAGCTGATCCTGCACGCGGCCGATCGGTTCGACGCGGGGGAGCGCGCCGACATGGAGGCCGGCATGGCGAAGCTGTTCGCCTCCGAGGTGGCGATGGAGGTGGCGCTGAACGCGGTGCGCATCCACGGTGGCTACGGCTACTCCACCGAGTACGACGTCGAGCGCTACTTCCGCGACGCGCCGCTGATGATCGTGGGGGAGGGGACGAACGAGATCCAGCGCAACGTCATCGCCGCGCAGCTGGTCAAGCGGGGAGGGCTGGGGAGGGCGTAGCCCAAACCGAACGTGCCCGCGTTCCGCGGAACGCACGCTCGGCTGGATCCCCTGCGAACGGGGCATCTCCAGCGTGGTCCGGGCCATCGGAGTTATCCACACTCGAGGTAGACAGCAGCGGGGTTCGATCTTGGACAGACCCCTGTCACGTCGATCTCGAGCGAGATCAGGATGTGGACAGCCGCTCGGCGTGCACGGACCGACGTTCCGCGACGCGATGAGGTCAGCGACAGCCTGGCCGAGGCCGCCTGGTCGTGTGAGGAGCGGATCGCTGCTGCTCTACCCCGAACCACGCGGCGTGTACGGGCCGGCAGGGCCGTGGCTCGTCCGGTCGGCCGACACCCCCGTCCCGCCGATCGTCGTCATGAGCCGCGGAGGGGCTTGACCGCCCCGAAGTATTAGTAAACACTAACCGTTAGTGGATACTGACCGAGCGGGAGACGGCTGGAACGCGCTGGCGGACGGCACCAGGCGCGCCATCGTCAGCCGCCTCGCCGAGGGACCGCAGGCCGTGGGACAACTCGCCGCGCAACTGCCCGTCACCAGATCCGCGGTCTCCCAGCACCTGAAGATCCTCAAGAACGCCGGCCTGGTCAGTGAGCACCCGGTCGGCACGCGACGGATCTACCGGCTCAACCCGACGGCGGTGGCCGCGTTGCGCGATCAGCTCGACACCTTCTGGCAGCGGGCGCTGACCAGCTACGTGGACGTCGCCGAAGAACCGACGGAGGAGAGTTCATGACCCGAACCGACGCCACGGTGGTCCGGAAGCAGATCGTGGTCAACGCGGCGATCACGCAGGCTTTCACGGCGTTCACCGAACGATTCGGCGACTTCAAACCACCGGAACACAACCTGCTCCACGCGTCGATCGCCGAGACGGTGTTCGAGCCGCGCGTCGGCGGGCACATCTACGACCGCGCGACCGACGGCAGCGAGTGCCGGTGGGCACGCATCCTCGCCTACGAGCCGCCGCACCGCGTGGTGTTCAGCTGGGACATCGGCCCGCAGTGGCAGGTCGAGACCGATCCGGAACTGACCAGTGAGGTCGAGGTTCGGTTCGTCAGCGAGGGTCCGAACCGAACCCGGGTCGAACTGGAGCACCGCCATCTCGACCGGCACGGTCCCGGTTGGCAGTCGGTCGGCGAGGGCGTCGACGGCGACCTGGGCTGGCCGCTGTACCTCGCTCGATACGCCGCCCTGTTCGAGCAGGAGAGCTGACCCGGTCTGCCGGGACGAAGCGCCGTTCCTGCTACTGCCCGCTGAGCTGTGCCGCCACCGGCCCGAGCGGCGGCACCCACTCCCGGATGTCCGCACCGGCGACGACCCCGGCCGTCGTGTACGGGTCCTTGTCCACGATCGCCTGCACTGCGGCCTTGTCCTCGGCCCGGAAGATCAGCAGGCCGCCGGGCGCCTCGGCCGGCGCCCAGGCGCCTGCGACGAGCAATGCACCCTCGTCGGCGAGACCTCGCAGGTAGTCCCGGTGCGTGGGACGTGTGGCCTCCCGGAGGGCGGTATCGTCGGTGTAGGTGTAGATCACGGCGAAGGTCGAGGCCATGGCGTCGATACTGTCACGTGATGCGGGCCGGAAAGAGGGCTGTCGGATCGTCCACCCCCCATCCAGAATGAGGCCATGACGATCTACGCGGTCACCTACCGGTACTCCGACGACGTGGCCACGCGCGACCGGGTGCGTCCCGAGCACCGTGAGTACCTGCGTGGGCTCGCCGACCGCGGATTCCTCCTGCTGTCCGGCCCGTTCGGACCGGACGAGCCCGCCGGCGGGCTGCTGATCTTCCGTGCCGAGGACAAGGACGAGGTCACCGCGCTGATCGAGAAGGATCCGTTCACCGTCACCGGTGTGATCACGTCGAGCGAGGCGGTGGAGTGGACCCCGGTGATCGGCCCGTTGCGGTCGGGCATCGCATGAAGCCGTATCGGTTCGCGGGGCGCACGGCGGTCGTCACCGGCGCGGGCAGCGGGATCGGCGAGCAGCTCGCACGTGCCCTCGCCGAGCGCGGAAGCCACCTCGTGCTCCTCGAGCGGGACAAGGAGCGCCTGGACCGGGTGTCGACATCGATCCGTGCCGCTCACCCGGGAATCGCGGTGTCGGAGACCCAGGTCGACCTGGCTGACCGCGACGCCACCACCGCGGTGGCGCGGCAGATCGTCGGGGGCCATCCGCGGATCGACCTGCTGATCAACAACGCGGGGGTGGCGCTCGCCGGCCGGTTCGACGAGGTCACCCTCGAGGAGTTCGAGTGGGTGCTGGAGGTGAACTTCCACGCGCCGGTGGTACTCACCCACCACCTCCTGCCCTCCATGGAGGCGGGCGCCCACCTGGTGAACGTCTCCAGCCTCTACGGCCTGATCTCCCCGCCCGGCCAGTCCGCGTACTCCGCCTCGAAGTTCGCACTGCGCGGCTTCAGTCAGGTCCTGCGTTCCGAGCTCGCCGACCGGGGGATCGGGGTGACCACGGTCCACCCCGGCGGTATCAACACGAGGATCGCGGCGGACGCGCGCGTCGGTTCCAGAGTCGACCGCGAGGAGTTCGCGGTCGGGGTGAAGCAGTTCTCCCGGTTGCTGACCTACCCGCCCGAACGTGCCGCCGCCGACATCCTCCGCGCCGTCGAACGGCGGAAGGCCCGGCTGCTCATCGCCGCGAACGCGAAGATCCCCGACGTCCTCGCGCGCCTGTTCCCGGTAGGCCACATGACGGCGATCGCGCGGGTGCTTTCCCGATGAGCGAACTCGTCGATGCGGGTGGGGCGAAGGTCCGGGTGCGGGAGTCGGGTGATCCCGCAGGTGACCCGATCGTCATGCTGCACGGCATCGGCCGCGGCCTCGAGGACTGGGCGCCCCAGCACGAGCTGCTCCCCGGCGCCCACCGCGTGATCAGCATGGACCTGCTCGGCTTCGGGCTCTCCGACCCTCCGCCAGGGCCGATGACGCTGTCGCGGCTGGCCGAGGGTGTGTACGAGGCGCTCGATGCCCTCGGCGTGCAGCGGCCGGTGCACGTGTTCGGCAACTCGCTCGGCGGGGCCGTCGCGCTGTCCATGCAAGCGACGCGCCCGGAGCGGGTTTCCCGCGTCGTCCTCGCCGCTCCGGCGGGGTTCGGCCATGAGGTCGTGCTCGACCTGCGGTTGCTCACGATCCCCGGCCTCGGCCACGTGCTGCTGCGGCACGTCAGCCGGGCGGCCGCGCGCCGCGCCGAGCGTGCCCTCTACCACGACGGGTCGTTCGTCACGGAGGAACGGATCGAGCACGCGATGCGCGCGGCCGCCCGCCCCGGGCGTCCCGAGCTGTTCCTCGACGTCGTGCGCGAGCTGGGCACCGTGCGCGGTATCCGGCCGGGCTGGCGGTCCGCGCTGCTCGCCGACGTGTCGCGCCACCCGCGGCCGACGCTGATCGTCTGGGGCGACCGGGACCGCATTCTGCCGGCGCACCACATGACCGCCGCTCGCAAGGCACTGCCGCACGCCCAGTCGCACGTCTTCGCCGACACCGGACACCTGCCGCAGGTCGAGCGGGCGGCCGAGTTCTCGGCCCTGGTCGGCAGCTTCCTCGAGGCGAGCCGCTAGGACGCAGCCCGGCGCGCGGCGTTGCGGGCGCGCCTGCGTTCGACGAACGCGCGCTGCTTCGCCGCGGCCCCGCAGGCGCTCATCGAACACCACACGCCCGAGGCGTTGCGGGAGGCGTCGTAGAAGGCGGCGCGGCAGCGCGGCTCGCGGCACACCTTCAGCCGGTGCCACGTCCGATCGTGCGCGGCGGGGACGGCGGCCGCCAGCAGCGTCGCCATCATCCGCCGCACGGACGTTCCGTCCTGCGCTCGCAGGCCGGGCTGATCATCGGCGAAGGAGACGTGCAGGCCGAGCCCGGGTGCGATCTCCTCCAGCCGGTCGAGCGCGGGCCCGTCGACGGGCTGTACGGCGTCGTTGTGACGCGCCAGGACGGCGCGCAGTCCCTCGCGGACGTCAAGAGCGAGCTCGAGCTCGTCCGTCGTGACGGCCTCGTCGGCGACAGGGACGCCGTGCTCGCGGCACCAGCGGGCGAGGTCGGCGGGGGACCGCAGGTGCTCGTCGCCGCCACCCGACAGTCGTCCGAACCAGGTGTTGACGAGGTCCTGGACGAGGTCGAGGGTTTCGGGCGCGTCAGCTCGGCTCACGAGCGTCGATGTTACCACCGTTGGCCCTTGACTGGTCACAGTGTGGCCACCTAACCTGATTGAGCGGTCACACCACGATTGCTGGGAGAGAACCGATGTTCCGTGGATTCGCCACCCTCAACTTCTATGCCGACGACATCGGCGCGGCCCGCGACTGGTACGCGGAGCTCTTCGGCGTCGAGGCCTACTACGCCTACCCGCCGGCCCCGGCCGCGCCCGCCTACGTCGAGTTCCGCATCGGCGACGACGAGGACGAGATCGGCTTCATCGACCGCCGCTACGCCCCGCCCGGGGAGGCCGGGCCGCCCGGCGGCGCGATCATGCATTGGCACGTCGACGACCTGCAGGGCACCGTCGACCGTCTGCTCGCGATGGGTGCCAAGGAGCACCGGCCGATCACGGAGCACGGCGATGGGTCGGGATTCGTCA encodes:
- a CDS encoding acyl-CoA dehydrogenase family protein; its protein translation is MEQVAYTDRVRRLTTEHLVPLTREDGRINRPLVSAMGDLGLLRDLYGGRPDEPPRDAAAMQLCLLRETIAAICPEAETALALQGLGSYPILQSGTAAAVDRWIPGVVKGDVVAAFALTEPGAGSDAAALSLRAEADGDGWRLTGEKLWISNAPDADVYTVFARTSGAGARGVTAFAVAGDSPGLSGEHLDMLSPHPIGSLMFDGVRVERADVLGEVDAGFRVAMRTLDLFRPSVGAFAVGMAQAALDATISHVTSREAYGGPLSAQQAVAHAIADMATDLEAARLLVHAAARAYDASAERSTVTRSAAMAKLFATEAAGRIVDRCVQLHGARALQRGHPLEHLYRDVRAPRIYEGASEVQRTIIAREILGRTNR
- a CDS encoding bifunctional salicylyl-CoA 5-hydroxylase/oxidoreductase, which produces MRIAVIGGGPGGLYFAALAKQLGSLQGIDHEITVWERNAADDTFGFGVVFSDETLGGIEHADPAVHAAMEREFARWDDIDVHFRGQTITSGGHGFAAMGRKRLLQILQGRCRELGVDVRFSTEAPDVEELRQEHDLVVASDGLNSAVRAKYADHFGPDLDVRRCRYMWLGTDTVFEAFTFDIRETEHGVMQMHGYPFDEHGSTFIVEMHDDVWRRAGFQESEALTLCPGESDTRSVEAVSEVFADVLAGGRVLANNSRWISFTTVRNARWCHENVVLLGDAAHTAHFSIGSGTKLAMEDALALAACLHEAGDIPVALAAYEAERRPVVASTQRAAQASLEWFENLGQYVHQPPMQFAFNILTRSRRVTYDNLRLRDPKFVADVDAWFAGAEEPRPPMFHPFRLGELELVNRVVVSPMDMYVAVDGMPTDFHLVHLGGKALGGAGLVMTEMVCVSPEGRITPGCTGLWTDEQAAAWRRITEFVHSSSQAKIGLQLGHSGPKGSTKLMWEGIDQPLDSGNWPVVGPSERPYREGVNQVPKALDRDGMDAIVAEFVAATERGARAGFDLVELHCAHGYLLSSFLSPVTNRRTDEYGGPIENRLRFPLEVFTAMREVWPADKPMTVRISATDWVEDGITLDDTCEVVRAFERAGAAAIDVSTGQVTPEERPAFGRSYQTPFADAIRNVLKVPTIAVGVISSPDDVNTIILSGRADLCAVGRAHLYDPNWTLHAAVEQDYDGPGAVWPDPWRAGRRKPQTGRSDGPKPRLELIRRQASDGHQRWRPATRPIAPVRRPAG
- a CDS encoding LysR family transcriptional regulator — translated: MELRQLTALVTVAEVGSVTKAAKLLHVVQPAVTRQIRLLEEELGVPLFQRTRHGMVPTPAAEVLIMRARRALRELDAARAELRPEPGEVAGIVSVGLLESVLDILAQPLTDAVARRHPGIELRLFTGYSGHLQQWLDTGEVDLSLLYNLSDTPSLSVVPLVREQLWAVAPPDAGLSADSPVAWATVLAQPLVLPVTGHGLRALIDRARSAVPMEPRTVVQTNSMLLQKKLVLAGHGWTVLPAAGVAADVAAGQLSGAPLTAPDVERSVVLGLQHRSRMLAPVEAVASTLTRLVGELVRSGAWPAATADARPKPAAG
- a CDS encoding MaoC family dehydratase N-terminal domain-containing protein, coding for MTSLTEVLEGWQPPSVEMTRRVDAWFAGAFADLLDAPRPGLLPPLWHWFVLLDHPAGTNTGADGHPADAPFLPPIPGRRRMFAGGRLRQDAPIPLGAWLSSRSAVSDVKVKTGRTGEMAFVTVRTELFVDEAVVGVEEQDIVYRSEPPGTPPRTLPPPETGGADPEGEWRVELDTDPVLLFRFSALTYNGHRIHYDQPYATQVEGYPGLVVHGPLLALLALELPRRRAPDRPVRSFEYRLVRPAIVGSRIVSAGRARGSDVDVVVAAQGAGPSLTAKVGLA
- a CDS encoding CaiB/BaiF CoA-transferase family protein, whose amino-acid sequence is MNPPLHGITVVSLEQAVAAPFATRQLADLGARVIKIERPDGGDFARGYDESVHGNSSYFVWLNRSKESLTLDVKAPEGRAVLGELLDRADVLVQNLGPGAAGRLGVDAAGLARSHPRVIPCTVSGWGTDGPWAGRKAYDLLVQAETGVLALTGTPEHAARVGISIADIAAGMYAYSGILTALLRRATTGEFSAVEVSLFEALAEWMGSPANYTAYGGRQPARSGADHATIAPYGPVATADGAVVLGLQNDREWRSLCAVVLGDAGLADDPRFVTNSARVEHRGELNALIEAKLADLDTEAASALLDEAGIANARLNQVRDFLDHPVLEKRERWLPVDVPGGTIAALRPPVDIAGVEPVMGPVPALGAHTDAILRELGRTDDQITSLRDRGVV
- a CDS encoding acyl-CoA dehydrogenase family protein, whose protein sequence is MNTEERAIVEVVREFVDHDVRPVVRELEHANTYPEKLIEQMKQLGIYGLVVPEPWGEVAVSMPCYALVTAELARGWMSLAGAMGGHTVVAKLLVAFGTKEQQDRYLPRMATGEIRATMALTEPGGGSDLQAMTTVARRDGDSYVVDGAKTWISNARRSELIALLCKTDPAAEPKHRGVSILLIEHGPGLTVSQDLPKLGYKGVESCELRFDDMRVPTDALLGGVEGRGFAQMMKGLETGRIQVASRALGVAQAAFDDALRYAQERESFGKPIWQHQSIGNYLADMATKITAARQLILHAADRFDAGERADMEAGMAKLFASEVAMEVALNAVRIHGGYGYSTEYDVERYFRDAPLMIVGEGTNEIQRNVIAAQLVKRGGLGRA
- a CDS encoding helix-turn-helix transcriptional regulator — its product is MDTDRAGDGWNALADGTRRAIVSRLAEGPQAVGQLAAQLPVTRSAVSQHLKILKNAGLVSEHPVGTRRIYRLNPTAVAALRDQLDTFWQRALTSYVDVAEEPTEESS
- a CDS encoding SRPBCC family protein — protein: MTRTDATVVRKQIVVNAAITQAFTAFTERFGDFKPPEHNLLHASIAETVFEPRVGGHIYDRATDGSECRWARILAYEPPHRVVFSWDIGPQWQVETDPELTSEVEVRFVSEGPNRTRVELEHRHLDRHGPGWQSVGEGVDGDLGWPLYLARYAALFEQES
- a CDS encoding YciI family protein, with translation MASTFAVIYTYTDDTALREATRPTHRDYLRGLADEGALLVAGAWAPAEAPGGLLIFRAEDKAAVQAIVDKDPYTTAGVVAGADIREWVPPLGPVAAQLSGQ
- a CDS encoding YciI family protein; its protein translation is MTIYAVTYRYSDDVATRDRVRPEHREYLRGLADRGFLLLSGPFGPDEPAGGLLIFRAEDKDEVTALIEKDPFTVTGVITSSEAVEWTPVIGPLRSGIA